GTTCACGGTTGACGTATTCAAAGTCGCTGGCTTGTTGTTCCAGAAACATTTGGTTGATGGCCTGATATACTCCCTTGTATGCCGTATTGCCCTTTTCAAAGTGAATGACCACGGATTCGTCGGAAACCGGTTCGGCCACGGTGTAGGCAATGACCTTGCCATCTACGCGAATTGTGCCGCCGATCAACCCGTCGATCTGGTCGAACTGCTGGAGTACGCGGGTGATGGCGTTGTTTTCGGCTTCAAGCGCGGCCGAAGGGTTGTGTTCTTCAAACCAGCGCAGCCATTCTTCCTGCATTTCCAATACTTCTTCTACGCATTCCGGTCCCATGGGGGAGTATTCGTAGTCGTATTTTTTGAGGAACTGTTTGAGGAGGTTTTTCTTTTTATGAAACCTGTTGCCTCGCAGTTCAATGAGTTCGCGTACGTTGTAGATATAGTCCCAGTGCTCACGGCATTCTTTGATTCGAACGGTGTCACCGTATTTTTCTTCCCAGAGCAAAGCCAGGTATTCGGGAACACGGGTGAAACTTTCCAGATTGGGGACAATTTCGCAGTCGGACCAGCAATGCCGTTCCCAGTCCCCCAGTGGTGCCCAGTAGACAGTTTCGGGAATGGTTTGCCGAATCCAAATCATATCCTGATGCATGGCCAGTTCCAGCCCGTATTTTTCTGCCCAACCGTAGACATTGGCAAAGGCGTAGTCCGAGGTGGGGATCTGCGGGCAGGTATTCAGGATTCGGTTGTATTCTTCGATATGTTCACTGTTGGGGCGGACGAAATGGAGTTCCATTGGGTACTCTTCCTGGTTGTTGTTTGATCAGACTGAACCGGGTCCAGTCTTTACGCATATATACCCAGAACACGGCCAGGGCTGCGGCAGCCTGGGAAACAAGCATGGCAATCCAGATTCCACGGGGACCGCTGAAGATCTGATGGCCAAGAATCCAGGCCAAGGGCAGTCGAATAAGCCAGATTGAGCCGCCCATGACCAAAAAGGTGTACAAGGTGGCTCCGGCACCGTTCAGTGCACCAGTAAGAATCATTGCCACCAGTGTGAAGGGAATGGCGAGCATATTCCACATCAAGTAGTCAACGGCATTGGTCTGTACTCCGATGTCTGCGGAAAAATAGCCCGTTACGGGGTCGATGAATTGCCAGAGCAACAGGCTGATCAGACAGACGCAGGCCATGCCGATGCCCAGAACACGATATCCATAGCTTCTGGCAAGGTCCGGTCGCCCCGCACCCAGATAGTGTCCCACCAGGATGCTGGCGGTCATGTTGAAGGCAAATGCGGGCATGAACAGCAACGCCTCAATTCGGTTGCCGACAGTGAGGCCGGCCAGGGCGTTTCTGGCGGCGTTTGAGTCCACCGGCAAGCTGGATGTCAGAGCAAAGAGGATCAGGTAGCCTGTGTTCCAGACGGCGGAGAGCATTCCGCTGGGCAAAGCGACCCGGACCAGATAGGGGAAGGCCCGTTTGATCCACCGGAACGGGGCAAAGCTTTGTGCCGTGAGCAGGCCCAAACGTCGCAGTTGGATCAGGTTGAGCAAGGCTCCTGCGCTGATGGCGGTGATGGTGGCCCAAGCCAAGCCGCGATAGCCCAGGTTGGGCAGGCCGAACATGCCCAGCCCGAATCCGAGGTCTCCCAGACCATTGAGCACGGTAATGAGCATCATGGTATATAATGGAAACATGACGCGTTTTTGCGCTCGAAAAATGGCGTTGGTGATGGTCAACAGGTAGTAGCTGGGGACCGACAGAAGATACACTTCCATAAAGAAGCGCGTGGTGCTTTCCATGCCCGGGCGAACTTGGAGAAGATCCATAAGATAGCCGCGCATGGGAAAACTTGCCGCCAGAACCGTCAGTCCCAGCCCCAGCGCTGCAAGCACGCACAACCCGGCGTATCGCCGTACCCGCAGACGTTTTCCCGCACCGCTGGATTGACTGATGGCGGCAACGGCCCCGTTGGACATGGCAATGGCCACGACAAGGAAAAACACCAGCATCTGGGTCATCATGCCCAGTGCGGCCTGAACCTCGGAGTCCAGCAGTCCCGCCACCTTTACGTCCACGGCACCAATAAGAAAATGGAAAAGCATCATCAGCACCTGGGGCCAAGCCAGGCGCCAGATTACACGATAGGGGTGTCGTTCCAGTTCGGCATCAATTTGAGGGGGCATGGTATGTCGGGTCTCCTATGGGTGGGCCATCATCGCCCGGCGGCCTGATTCGTCGTTGAACAAGATAGCCATTTCTGGCCGTTTGCCAAGGGGCGAAGGGGTAATACAATTCATGACATTGCGCCAGCCTCGGTTTCTGGATACAACGGGCTGGAATAGGAACGATTTCATACAGGGCGTACTATGTGGAACGGGAAGTAAGGGGGAGTGGCATGAACGAGGAACGAACGCGGCTCAAGATGCGTATGTGGTTGGAATTGAAAGATGAAGGGGCGCTGTTTGGCCCTGGAACCATGTATATGTTGCAGCTCATTGATGAATTGGGATCCCTGAACAAAGCGGCAGCGGAGCTGGGCATGTCGTATCGTCGTGCCTGGGGGCGGCTGCAGGAAGCCGAAACCCGTATTGGCCGAGAGCTTGTAGAGCACGTTCGTGGACGCAA
The sequence above is drawn from the Paucidesulfovibrio gracilis DSM 16080 genome and encodes:
- a CDS encoding DUF2156 domain-containing protein, producing MELHFVRPNSEHIEEYNRILNTCPQIPTSDYAFANVYGWAEKYGLELAMHQDMIWIRQTIPETVYWAPLGDWERHCWSDCEIVPNLESFTRVPEYLALLWEEKYGDTVRIKECREHWDYIYNVRELIELRGNRFHKKKNLLKQFLKKYDYEYSPMGPECVEEVLEMQEEWLRWFEEHNPSAALEAENNAITRVLQQFDQIDGLIGGTIRVDGKVIAYTVAEPVSDESVVIHFEKGNTAYKGVYQAINQMFLEQQASDFEYVNREQDLGEEGLRKAKLSYNPAFMLKKFEATFQNARTE
- a CDS encoding MATE family efflux transporter, producing the protein MPPQIDAELERHPYRVIWRLAWPQVLMMLFHFLIGAVDVKVAGLLDSEVQAALGMMTQMLVFFLVVAIAMSNGAVAAISQSSGAGKRLRVRRYAGLCVLAALGLGLTVLAASFPMRGYLMDLLQVRPGMESTTRFFMEVYLLSVPSYYLLTITNAIFRAQKRVMFPLYTMMLITVLNGLGDLGFGLGMFGLPNLGYRGLAWATITAISAGALLNLIQLRRLGLLTAQSFAPFRWIKRAFPYLVRVALPSGMLSAVWNTGYLILFALTSSLPVDSNAARNALAGLTVGNRIEALLFMPAFAFNMTASILVGHYLGAGRPDLARSYGYRVLGIGMACVCLISLLLWQFIDPVTGYFSADIGVQTNAVDYLMWNMLAIPFTLVAMILTGALNGAGATLYTFLVMGGSIWLIRLPLAWILGHQIFSGPRGIWIAMLVSQAAAALAVFWVYMRKDWTRFSLIKQQPGRVPNGTPFRPPQQ
- a CDS encoding winged helix-turn-helix domain-containing protein, encoding MNEERTRLKMRMWLELKDEGALFGPGTMYMLQLIDELGSLNKAAAELGMSYRRAWGRLQEAETRIGRELVEHVRGRKGYRLTPFGREALEAWRRWQNEVEEFARQRARELFPEGLRPQT